Proteins encoded together in one Phalacrocorax carbo chromosome 18, bPhaCar2.1, whole genome shotgun sequence window:
- the TRAF1 gene encoding TNF receptor-associated factor 1 isoform X4, with the protein MLLLLQHIKQLKASLCAAAKAANGSIPQSELNVNGAGKSISDLQISGGLEINGDLEVDCFPGSSVSEDESVLQQLVREKVISELENKLHVFENIVAVLNKEVETSNLEITAFRRQSELDQNIIRGLELKIAELHRCLTQKDAGLSSLHKSLLFSEQASYDGVFLWKITDVGRKLQDSVTGRTVSLYSPAFYTAKYGYKVCLRVYLNGDGTGKGTHVSLFFVVMRGDYDALLPWPFRHKVTFMLLDQNNREHIIDAFRPDLTSASFQRPVNDMNVASGCPMFLPLSKLQSPKYAYVKEDTLFLKCIIETN; encoded by the exons atgctgcttctgctgcagcacatAAAGCAACTGAAGGCAAGCTTGTGCGCTGCTGCCAAAGCTGCAAATGGTTCCATCCCACAGTCAGAGCTGAACGTGAATGGTGCAGGAAAAAGCATCTCTGATCTGCAGATCTCTGGGGGGCTGGAAATCAATGGGGATCTGGAAGTAGACTGTTTTCCTGGatcttctgtttctgaagatgAATCTGTTCTGCAACAACTTGTGAGGGAAAAAGTGATTTCTGAGCTAGAAAATAAGCTGCATGTGTTTGAGAATATTGTGGCAGTGCTCAATAAAGAGGTGGAGACCTCTAACTTGGAAATCACAGCCTTTCGGAGACAGAGTGAACTCGATCAAAATATAATACGAGGCCTTGAACTGAAG ATTGCAGAGTTGCACCGGTGCCTGACGCAGAAGGATGCAGGCCTGAGCAGTCTTCACAagagtcttctcttctctgagCAAGCTTCCTACGATGGGGtctttctgtggaaaataaCGGATGTTGGAAGGAAGTTACAAGACTCTGTGACTGGAAGAACAGTCAGTTTGTATTCACCAG CTTTCTACACCGCGAAGTATGGCTACAAGGTCTGCTTGAGGGTTTATCTGAACGGGGATGGGACAGGAAAAGGAACCCACGTGTCCCTGTTCTTTGTTGTCATGAGAGGAGACTACGATGCTCTGCTCCCATGGCCTTTCAGGCACAAG gtTACATTTATGCTGCTTGACCAAAATAATAGGGAACACATTATTGACGCGTTTCGGCCGGACTTGacttctgcttcatttcagaGACCAGTGAATGATATGAATGTCGCAAGTGGCTGTCCCATGTTCCTCCCTTTGTCCAAACTACAGTCACCCAAATATGCCTACGTGAAAGAAGACACACTTTTCCTTAAATGCATTATAGAAACAAATTAG